The DNA segment TTCGTCCACGTGAACGTCGTGCCGATGACTCGCGACACGGTGCTGGACGACATGACGGTCGTCGTACGCGGCGAGCGGATCGTGGCGATCGGCGACGCGCGCCGGACGCCGGTTCCGCCGGGCGCGCAGGTGATCGAAGGGCGCGGCCGGTACCTGATCCCGGGGCTGGTGGACACGCACGTCCACCTCTCCAACCGTGCCGACATCGACACCGTGCTCGTGGCCGTCCTCCTGGCGAAGGGGGTGACTGGCGCGGTGGATCTTGGGGGGATGGGGCTCCCAGGCGACTCCGCCAGGCTGCGCCTGCGCGACGCCATCCGCGCCGGCCGGCGCGCCGGTCCCACGCTGTACCTGGCGCGGGCGCAGGTGAACGATTCCACCCTCACGCACGAGGGGGGCGCGCGGAGGGTGGAGGAGGACCACGCGGCCGGCTACGACCTGATGAAGGTCTACAACAAGCTGTCCGTGGCGGGCTACCGCGGCGTCATGCTGCGCGCCCACCAGCTGGGGATGCCGGTCGTGGGGCACGTGGTCCGCTCGGCGGGGCTGGAGGGCACCCTGGGCTCGGGCCAGCGGGGGATCGTCCACCTGGAAGAGTACCTGTACGAGTACTTCGGATTCCGCAGCACGGACACGCTGGAGGCACAGGGGGAGAAGCTCGACACCGCGGCCATCCCCTACCTGGTGCGGATCACGGCCGACGCCGGGACGTACGTCACCCCCACGCTGACCACCTACGAGGGGTTCATCGCCCACGCCGAGGACCTGGAGCGGGAGCTCGCCCGCCCGGAGGTGGGCTACATCCCTGCCGCCCTCTACAACGGGAACTGGACTCCGGAAAGGAACCGGCGCGCCCAGCAGTTCTCCGATCAGCGGCGGCTGAAGCACCTGCGCGCGGGGCTCGACTACCAGCGGCGCATGTTCGTTTCCATGCACCGGGCGGGCGTCCCGCTGCTGGTGGGCACCGATGCGCCGGTCCCCGGCGCCGTCCCCGGGTTCTCGATGCACGACGAGCTGGAGAACTTCGTCGAGCTCGGCCTCTCGCCGTACGAGGC comes from the Longimicrobiaceae bacterium genome and includes:
- a CDS encoding amidohydrolase family protein, whose protein sequence is MRRFCSALLLLLIAACAPAPAGIPAAEPGPTIAFVHVNVVPMTRDTVLDDMTVVVRGERIVAIGDARRTPVPPGAQVIEGRGRYLIPGLVDTHVHLSNRADIDTVLVAVLLAKGVTGAVDLGGMGLPGDSARLRLRDAIRAGRRAGPTLYLARAQVNDSTLTHEGGARRVEEDHAAGYDLMKVYNKLSVAGYRGVMLRAHQLGMPVVGHVVRSAGLEGTLGSGQRGIVHLEEYLYEYFGFRSTDTLEAQGEKLDTAAIPYLVRITADAGTYVTPTLTTYEGFIAHAEDLERELARPEVGYIPAALYNGNWTPERNRRAQQFSDQRRLKHLRAGLDYQRRMFVSMHRAGVPLLVGTDAPVPGAVPGFSMHDELENFVELGLSPYEALAAATRTPAAYLGRDDFGTVEVGKRADLLLLEANPLDDIRNTQRIMGVMARGRWFDAPDLQDLLARSAR